The window GCTGGGAGATCGTCGCGGCGCTGGCCGGTCCGGCGGTCGTCACGACGGCGATCAGAGCTCCGGCCAGGGCGGTCGCGGCCGCGGTGGCCAGTGCAATGCGTTTCCGGATCATGGGGGGTCTCCGGGTTCCTCGGGGGGTTGTCCGGATATTCTCGGCGACCTGTTTCATTTATGAACGCCAATGTGACATGCCAGCTGGGTTATCGCCGCGGTGGTATGTCAGGCCCACCACGTCCTGCCGCCGCTGACCGAGATACCAGGTGCCGGAATCCGTCAGGTCGATCGTGTGCCGCAGGATCCCCGGGCGGCCCATCGGCAACTCGGCGAGCACCTCACCACGCGGCGAGACGATCATGCTGGGGCAGTGCTGGTGCGGGTCGGGGATGTTCGCGGACAGGACGAAGCGCTGGTTCTCGGCCGCCCGGCTGATCAGATGGCTGCGCCAGACACCCTCCGGCTCGCGCGGGTTGGCGGCGTTCGTCAGGTAGGCGAAGAACCGCGCGCCCGCGGCGGCCAGGTGCTGCCACTGCTCCGGGAAACGGATCTCACGGCAGAGCTGCACGGCCACCGTCTCGCCGTCGATCCCGAACGTCGGCAGGTGATCGCCCGGCTCCAGGTGCGGACGTTCGTTCACGGCCAGGTTGATCTTGCGATAGATCCGGGGCTCACGGCCGGGGGAGAGTAGGACGGCGGCGTTGCTCCAGCCCGTCCCGGTCGGGTGGAGCGAGCCGAGGAACACGTGCTGTTCGACGGTGGCGGCCAGGGCGGCCACGGCCTCGCGGATCCGGTCCGGATCCAGCGTCGCCAATGGGGTGAGGTCCTCGGCGTAACCGGAGAGCATGCCCTCGGGGAACACCACCACGTCACCCGGGCGCGACTCGCCCAGGACGTCCCGCACGGTGGCCAGATTGGTTTCGACGTCCCATACCGCGGGGACCTGCGCGATCACGACCGAGAGCTGCACGGACGTAATCTTGTCGTACCCGGTCACTAGGGTGGCCGCATGATCGTGGACGAGGGCACGTGGGGGCTTCCGGAGGACTGGTGGCACGGTCTGCATCCGCGCCGCGGGGGTCGCCCGGTGCCACCGGTGGTGGTGGCCCACGACCCGGAGAAAGTGCGGACCCGTCGCGATCGGATCATGGGACGCCTCGTCGACTATGACGTCGGGCTGCTCGCCACCACCGACGACACCCCGCTCGGGGCCGCGGTGGCCGTCCTGACCACGGGTGACGAGTCGCTCGTCGACACGTGGGTCGCGCGGTCCGGGCTGCCTTTCGTGGTCCAGACGGTCGGCGAGGCCTTCCGGCTGGTCGACTCGGGGGCGCTCTGGCAGTCCCGCAGCGGGGGATATGAGCGGTTGTGGCATGGCGACGACTTCAAACGGGCCTGGGCCGCGGCCCGGTCGGTGCGGCGTCACCTCGCGTCCACGGCCGATGACGTCGACGAGATCCTCGCCGGATTCCGGAGCCGGCCGGTCGGGCGGATCCTCTCCTCCTACCTGATGCCGACCCGCGTCGACTGGGTCGACGCCGACTGTGCGGCCGCCGCGAGCTGGGGCGACGGCCCCGAGGAGTGGGAGTGGGCCGACCATCGGCACCTGCGGGGTGCGCTGGTGCTGTCCGCGAGTCGCGTCGAGCATCTGGATCGGTTGCGGCTCGTGATCACCGGCGAGGTGCTCGGCTACCGGGACATCGGTGTGGTCGCCACCGTGCTCGACGGGGTCGGGCCGTCCGCCGCCACCTGTCTGGCCCAGCCGTTCTACCGAGACCTGTTCCAGCTGCAGGACGATGCCTGGGAGCATCGGGAGCGACTCGGCGAGGCGGCGCTCCGGATCATGGCGGCGACCCCCGACGACGAGGCCATGCGGATCCTGCTGCGGGAAACCCTCGACGGCAGGTCGATCCGGCCGGGGCAGCTGCTGAAATCCGGGGCGCTGAAACGCTATCCCGTTCGGGCCTTGCGGGTGCTCGCCGAGCGTGCCGACGCCGTCTCCCGCGACCTGGCCGGCATGATCCGGCTCGACCGGCCGGAGCTCGGTCCCGAGGCGCTGCGGCTCGGTCCGCCCGCGCCGGAGACGGTCGGCCGTGCCTGGGCCGAGCTGTGCGATCGGCCGAGTGCCTTCGACAGCGCCGACGACCGGAAACGGGCGATCGGTGCGCTGGCCGCGATCCCGACCGAGGAGGCGTTCGGCCTGGTCCTCGACCGGGTGGAGCAGAAATATTACCGGCAGGCACTGCTGGCCGCGGCGAAACGCGCGCCGGAGCGTGCGATGCGGGTGTTCGCGTCCCGTGACACCGACCCGGCGGTGTCGGAGCTGATGCGCGACCACGTGCTGCGGTATCCGGCCGCGCTGTCCGCACTCGATCCGGCCGATCAGGCGCGGGTGAGGGCCATCGTCGGCCCGGTGCCGGGTTCCGGGTTTTCGGGTTCTGAGCTGCCGGGTTCTGGACTGCCGGGTTCTGTGATGCCGGGCGCTGCGCTGCCGGGTTCTGGACCGCCCGGTTCTGGATCGCCTGGTTCGGTGCCGCCGGGTGGGGTGTTCGCTCGGCCGGTCCGTGCGGCCGGGCTGCCGGATTGGCTTGTTCCCGCTCGGCTGCCGGCCGGGCCGCTGTCCCCGGAGGACGTGCGGCGGCTGTGCCGGCTGCTCGCCGCATCACGGGTCGGGGCGCTGAAACCGGAGATCGACCGAGTGCGGCCGCTCGGTGACTTCGCCGGGTTCGCCTGGGAGATCTTCGAGCAGTGGCGGGCCGCCGACTATCCGTCGAAGAACACGCTGGCCATGACGGCGCTGGCGGCGTTCGGTGACGACGGTGCGGTCCGGGCGCTGGCCGCGTTCCTCCCCGAGTGGTCGTCGGTCAGCAGCCGGGTGCGAGCCGTCATGGACGTGTTCGCCGCGATCGGCACCGACGCCGCGCTCACCCAGCTAGACCGGCTCAGCCGCAGCGCGAAAACCGCGGTGGCCCGACAGACGGCCGCCGACCGGCTGGCGTCCGTCGCCCGGGCACGTGGGCTCCGCCCCGAGGAACTGGCCGACCGGATCTTGCCGGACTTCGGCCTCGATTCCGAAGGGCGCATCGAGCTCGACTATGGATCGCGCCGGTTCACCATCGGTTTCGACGAGCAGTTACAGCCGTGGATCGCCGACGAGACCGGGCGGCGCCTGACCCGGCTGCCCAAGCCCACCGATGACGTCTCGGCCGCTGCCCAGCGGTGGTTCGCCGACCTGAAGAAGGAGGCGAAGACGGTCGGGGCCGAGCGGGTCCGGTCCATCGAAGCGGCGATGGTCACCGGGCGGCGATGGACACCCGAGGAGTTCCGCCGATACCTGATCGACCACCCGCTGACCTGGCAGTTGACGCAGCGCCTGCTGTGGGTGGCACTCGCCGACGCCGATCCGGCGTCCAACGACGGTCCGGCCCTCGGCGGTGGGTCGGGCGCTGCCGCCGGCGTTTACGCCGATGCGGGGCTCGGTGGTGGCGGGTCGGGCGCTGCCCCCGCCGGCTCCGCCGGTCCGGGGCTTGGCGGTGGTGGGTCGGGTGCTTCCGCCGGTCCGGGGCTCGGCGGTGGTGGTCGCGCGTCTGATGGTGACGTGGTGGTCGGCGGCGATGTGGTGGCGGTCTTCCGGGTCGCCGAGGATCGGTCGTTTGCGGATCTCGATGACAAGGAGTGGACGCTGCCGGCGGGTGTCACCGTCGGAGTGGCTCATCCGTGGCACTTCGCCGCTGATCAGGCGGCGTGGGCGGCGTTGTTCGTCGACTACGCGATCATTCAGCCGTTTCCGCAGGTGGGACGGGAGTTGACCGGGCGGTCCGAGGTGGAGGTCACGTCGTTCGCCGGGCAGCCGGTCTCGGGGCGGAGGCTGTTCGTGCTCAGCGCGCGAGGGTGGCGGTTCTCCGACGGGCATTCTTCGCTGGTGCGTGACTTTCCCGGCGGGGTGACCGTGGAGATCGACTACTCGCCCGGCTATCACTGGCAGGAGCCGGATGCTCCGCAGAGTTTCGTCGGCGTGAGCGGCCTGGACAGGCTCGGACCGGTCGCGTTCTCCGAGGTGATCCGCGACCTCCGGTACCTGACGAGCCCGTGACAAAATCGGCGCGTGCAGATCGGGATGCTGGGGCCGTTCGAGGTTCGCACGGATGCGGGCGTCCTCGTCGACGTGCCTGGTGCGCGGCTGCGTGGGCTGCTGGCCGCGCTCGCTCTGGAGCCCGGCCGGGCAGTCCCGAAAGCCGCGCTCGTCGATCGGATCTGGGGTGAGAATCCGCCCGCCGACGCCACGAACGCCCTGCACCGCCTGGTGTCCCGGCTGCGCAAGGTCCTGCCCGACGGCTCGATCGAGGGTCTGGCCGACGGATATCGCCTGACCGTCGAACCCGGTGCGGTCGACGCGGTGCGGTTCGAGCGGCTGCTCGCCGCGGGCCGGGCCCGCCCGTCCGACGATCCGGAGCGGCTGCCGTTGCTGCGCGAGGCCCTCGACCTGTGGCGGGGTGCCGCGCTCCAGGACGTGGAGTCGCCCGACGACGCGGTGGTCGTGCGACTGGCCGAGCTGCGGCTGACCGCCCTGGAGGAGCTTTTCGAGGCCGAACTCCGCGTCGGCCCCGGCGGCTTCGGGTCGGGTGGCGATGGGCCGGGCGTCGGCGACGGCGGGGATCTTGTCGTCGAGTTGAGTGGGCTGGTGGCTGAGCATCCGCTTCGGGAGCGGCTGGTGGCTGCTCTCATGCGCGCTCTGGTGGCTGCCGGGCGGGGTGGTGAGGCGCTTCGGGTGTATCAGCGGACCCGGGAGGCGCTCGCCGCCGAGCTGGGGGTCGATCCGTCGGCGGAGCTGGCCGCGCTGCACGTCGCTCTGCTGCGCGGGGACACCGGTGGCCGGGCGGAGACCCGCCGGACCAACCTGCGAGCCGAGCTGACCAGCTATGTCGGCAAGGGGGCTGATGTCGAGGCGGTTCGGGGACTGGTCACCGGGAATCGGCTCACCACCCTGATCGGGCCGGGCGGCACCGGGAAGACACGATTGGCCGCCGAGTCCGGGCGTACCCTCGTCGGGGAATTCGATGGTGGGGTCTGGCTCGTCGAACTGGCTGCACTCGGCGCCGGCGGGGATGTGGCCCAGGCGACCATCACCGGGCTCGGGTTGCGCGACGCGCTGCTCGGCGCCCCGCCGAACGCCGACGTGACCGATCGGATCATCGCCGCGATTCGTGACCGGGAGATGCTGCTGATCCTGGACAACTGTGAGCATGTGATCGAGCAGGCGGCGGAGTTCGCGCATCGGGTGCTCGGTGAGTGTGACCGACTGCGGATCATGGCGACCAGTCGGGAGCCACTCGGCATCACCGGCGAGACGCTGTGGCATGTCGAGCCGCTCGATCAGGCTTCGGCGATGCGTCTGCTGCGGGACCGGGCGGCCGCCGTCGGACGGGTCGATGACGGTGACACGGCGACACCGGCCCGTGTCTGCCGGGCGCTGGACGGGATGCCGCTGGCGATCGAGCTGGCCGCGGCCCGGCTGCGCACGATGACCCTCGATCAGCTCGCGCACCGGCTCGACGACAGGTTCCGGCTGCTCACCGGTGGCAGCCGCACCGCCCTGCCGCGGCATCGGACGCTCCGTGCCGTCGTCGACTGGAGCTGGGATCTGCTCACGGGCGAGGAGCGGACGGCACTGTGCCGGCTGTCGGTGTTCGCGGGTGGGGCGAGCCTGGAGGCGGCCGAACACGTGGGTGCCGGCCTCGACGTGCTCACCTCCCTCACCGAGAAGTCGTTACTGGTCAGCACCGGCGAGATAGTTGGTCAGGCGCCGCGCTATCGGATGCTCGGCACCATCCGGGAGTATGCGGGGCAGCGCCTCGCCGAGGCCGGGCAGACCGATTCGGCTCGGCGGGCGCATCTGGCGTACTTCACCGAGCTGGCCGAGACTGCCGAACCCCGGCTGCGCCGCGCCGACCAGCTGGAGTGGCTGGCCCGCTTGGAGACCGACCACGACAACATCGGTACGGCGATGCGGGGTGCGCTGTCCGCGGGCGAGACCGGGGCGGCGATGCGGCTCGCGGCGGGCGCCGGGTGGTACTGGTGGCTGAGCGGTCACAAGACCGAGGGCAACGAGCTGATCGCCGCCGCCCTGGCGCTGCCCGGCGAGGTGCCGGACCGGATCCGGGCCACCGTGTACGCGTTGATGAGCCTCTACGTGAACTCCGGCATGGGTGACGAGCATCAGGCCGCCGAGTGGATCCATCAGGCGTACCGGTTCAGTCGCGGGGTGGACGGCTCCCATCCGCTGATCGGGTTCGTGGAGCCGCTGGAACGTCTGCTGCAGGCGCCGGGCGAGGCCCTGTCCGCTTTCGAGCCGATGCTGGACGACGACGATCCGTGGGCCCGCGCCCTGGCCCGGCTGCACCTCGGGAAGATGCGGATCGTCCTCGGGCACGGCGGCCGCGAGGCGGACGACTACCTGGAGGCGGCGCTGGCCGAGTTCCGGGTGCTGGGGGAGCGGTTCGGGATCTCGTTCGCGCTGAGTGAGCTGGCCGAACGGATCGCCACCCGGGGCGGTTTCGGTCAGGCGTGCGAGTACTACGAAGGGGCCGTCGAGGTGCTGACGGAGGTCGGCTCGGCCGAGGACGTGATCCGGCGGCGAGGCCGGCAGGCGCAGCTGTACTGGCTGGCCGGCGACCGGGAGGCGAGCGCTGCCGCACTGGCCGAGGCGCAGCGGCTCGCCGAGCGGGTCACCTGGCCCGGAGCGCTGGCCGAGCTGGCGTTCGTCAAGGCGGAACTGGCCCGCTGGACCGGTGCCCGAGCCGAGGCGTACCGGCACGTCGACGCCGGGATCGCGCTGCTCGGCGCCGAGGCGGACTGGCCGAACATCCGGGCGAGCACCCACGACCTGCTCGGCTACCTGGCCGAGGATCCGGGCCGGTCCCGGACGGAGCGGGTGGCGGCGTACCGGGCGGCGATCGAGGCCGGACATCCGACTCTCATCGCGCGGGTGCTCGTCGGGGTCGCCGACCAGGCGCTGCGCGACGGTGATCACGCGCAGGCGGCCCGGCTGACGGCGGCGGCGGTGGCTGTACGCGGAATGGCCGATCGATCTCACCCGGATGCCGCGAGAATCGAGGAGACCGCACGCCGCAGCCTCGGCGAATCGGGATTCGCCGAGGCCACTCGGGAGGGCGCGACCGCCGACTGGCGAAAGCTGTCCGAGGTCACGCTCGCCGGTTGAAGGTGCGGATCGCCCACACATACCCGAGCAGGGCGATCCCCGCGCACCAGGCGACCGACGTGATCAGCGCGGTGGTGTCGGGCGTGCCGGCCAGCAGCGACCGCAGTGCCTCGATGATCGGCGTGAACGGCTGGTACTCGGCGAACTGCTCGACTCCGGTGCCCATCTTCTCGGCCGGGACGATCGCGCTACTGAAGAACGGCAGCATGACAAGCGGCACCGAGCCCAGACCGGCGGTCTCCGGCGACTTCGCGGACAGGCCGAGCGCGACCGTGAACCAGCCGACCGAGAAGCTGAGCAGCAGCGCCAGGCCGATCACCCCGAGCCAGCCGGTGAGCCCGGCCGGTGACCGGAAGCCCAGCGCGAACGCCACCCCGACGATCGCCGCGATCGCGATCACGTTGTTCAGCATGCTCGCCACGACGTGCCCGGTCAGCACCGCGCCGCGGGACACGTCCATGACCTTGAAGCGGTTGATGATGCCCTTGGTCATGTCCGAGTTCACCGCCGTCGCGGTGGCGCTGAGTCCATAGCAGACGGCCAGCAGGATCATGCCCGGTGTCGCGTAGTCCACGTAGTCGACGCCCACGTCGAACGCCCCGCCGATCACGTAGACGAACATCACCATGATCACGACCGGGAACAGGACCGAGTTGAACACCGCGGCCGGGTTGCGCAGCGTGTGCTTGAAGTTGCGGCGCAGCATGATCGTCGAGTCGCTCATCGGTTGCTCGCCTCCTCGGCGTGGTGGGGGCGGCCGGTCAGGGCCAGGAAGACGTCGTCGAGGTCGGGGGTGTGCACGGACAGTTCCTCGGCGTGGGCGCCGTGGTCGTCGAGCCGGTTGAGCAGGTCTCGCAGCGCCGCGGTGCCGCCGTCGCCGGGAACCCGCAGCGTCACGCCGTCCTCGTCGCGGGTCGCGCCCAGGAGGTCGGCCGCTGAGGAGGCTGAGGCGGCGTCGCCGAACCGGAGCCGGACGTGACTGCCCGGGATCTGCCGCTTCAGTTCGGCCGGGGTGCCCTGGGCGACCAGGCGGCCCTGGTCGAGGACGGCGATCCGGTCGGCGAGCTGGTCGGCCTCCTCCAGATACTGGGTGGTGAGGAAGATCGTCACCCCGCCGGCCACCAGGTCCCGGATGATGTCCCACATCGTGCGGCGGCTGCGCGGGTCCAGGCCGGTGGTCGGCTCGTCGAGGAAGATGATCTGTGGATCGCCGACCAGGGTCATCGCCAGGTCCAGCTTGCGGCGCATGCCCCCGGAGTAGGTGGCGACCGGCTTCTGCGCCGCCGCGGTCAGGTCGAACCGTTCCAGCAGGCCGGGGATCACCGCACTGTCGGCACGCTTCAGGTCCACCATCAGTTGCAGGTTCTCCTGCCCGGTCAGCAGGTCGTCCACCGCGGCGAACTGGCCTGTCACGCCGATGCGTGCCCGTACTCCCTTGGCGTTTCTGATCAGATCCTGACCGGCCACCCGAGCCGAACCGCCATCGGCTTGGATCAAGGTGGTCAGGATGTTGACCGTGGTGGTCTTGCCGGCCCCGTTCGGGCCGAGAAGGGAGAAGATCGTGCCGGCCGGAACATGCAGATCGATGCCGTCGAGCACGACCTTGGTCCCGTAGGCCTTGCGCAGGCCGGCGACTTCGATCGCGGAATCACTCATGCCGAGAAGACTGGCGGGCTGCGCTGACAGCCCTCTGTCACGCCTCTGACATGGCGCGGACAGGATCGATCAGCACCTTCGGCCCGGCACCGGCCGACCGTGGGCGGCGCCCGGTCAGCACGTCGGCGGCCTCCTCGAGGGAGACCGTCGCGGCCACCAACGGACGCGGGTCGACGGCCCCGGAGGCGAACGCGGCGATCGCCGGTGCCAGCCCCGCCGACGCACCCAGGATGCCGATCGCGGTCACGTCCTTGAGCACCGCGTCGCGGGTGTCGATGGTGCTCGGCGTGCCGGACAGTCCGATATAGACCACGCGGCGGCCCGGTTCGACGAGCTCGACCGCCAGGCCCGGCATCGACGGTGCGTTGGTGGCGTCGACCACCGCGTCCCACGGTGGCGACGGCAACGACTCGCGGGTCCAGACGTCGGTGAACCCGAGTGAGCGGGCGAACTCCAACTGCTGTCCGAGCAGGTGCACCTCGATGCCACGGGCCCGGGCCAACATCGCGGTGAGCAGGCCGATCGTGCCGGTGCCGAGGACCAGCAGCCGTTCCCCGGCCGACAGCGCGGCCGCGTCGACGCAGCGCTGTGCGTTGCCGGCCGGTTCGACGAGCGCACCCGCGGTGGCGTCCACGCCGTCCGGTAGGGCGTGCAGGTAGGCCGCCGGGAACACCAGCCGTTCGGCCAACGCGCCGGCCAGGCCGTCCCGGATGCCGAGCTCGTGCCGTTCCGGGCAGACGTGGTGACGGCCTCCCACACATCGGCGGCAGTGACCGCAACCGATCATCGTGTCGCCGGTCACCCGCCGGTCCAGCCAGGCGGTGTCCACGCCCGGGCCCAGCTCGCGGACGGTGCCCGACCACTCGTGCCCGGGACGCAGCGGATACGACGACACGCCGCTGTGCAGGTAGCTCATCTCGCCGGTGAACAGCTCCACATCGGTGCCGCAGACCCCGGCCCGAGCCACCTCGACGACCACCTGCCCCGGCCCCGCGATCGGCGTCGGAACCTGCCTGACCTCGGCCTTTCCAGGGCCGGTGAGCACCAGCGCGCGCATCAGGACCCCTTTCGCCCGGCCGCCGCGCCCGCCGCCGTCTGCAGCAGGCCCAGCCCGATGATCATGACGAGGGTAGCCTCCCAGGCCCCGGTGCGTTCGGCCAGCACACCCGCCGCCACCGGGCCCGCGGCGGCCAGCAGGTAACCCAACGACTGCGCCATCCCGGACAACCGGGTCGTCTCCGAGGGTGTCCGTCCGCCGAAACTGATCAGCGTGAGCGCGGCCACCAGCGAGGCGCCCTGGCCCAGACCGGCGATGGCCGCCCACAGCACGGTCAGGCCGGGCACGACCAGCAGGCCGATCGTGGCGACGACCACCGGCAGGCTGGCCGTGATCGCGCCGAGAGCGCGGGTCGCCGGATCGCGCAGCAGCAACGGAACCGCCAGCCCACCCAGAATCCCCATCCCCTGAAACAGGAACAGATGCAGACCAGCCGTTCGCTGTGACACCCCATGACTGATCTCGATCGTCGGAAGCCAGGTCACCAGGACGTAGAAGCAGGTGCTCTGCAAACCCATGAACGCGGTGATCAACCAGGCCCGGGGCTGCCGCCACACTTCCTTTCTAGTGTCTGGCCGGCTCTCCTCGAGCACCGGCGCCGGTCGGGCCCGCGGCGCCCAGACCAGTGCCACCACCAGTGCCAATACTCCCCAGACGGCCAGCGACAGCCGCCAGTCGACGGCATCCGCGATCGGGACCGCCACCGCCGACGCGGTGCTCGCCGCGATCGTGATGAACGCCGTGTAGAACCCGGTAGCCCGCGACACGTTCGCCGCGAAGTCACGCTTCACAATCGCCGGCACCAGCACGTTACCGACCGCGATTGCACATCCGATCACAACGGTGCCGGCCCACAGACCCGCCGTGCCCGTATACGACCGCGCCACGGTCGCCGCCGCCAGCACCAACAGCGCCAGCAGCACCGCGCGTTCCATCCCGACCCGCCCAGACAGCCGATGCACCTGCGGCGACACCAGCGCGAACGCCAGCAACGGCAGCGCACCGAGCAGCCCCTGCGCCGCCTCACCGAGCCCGACATCGGCACTGATCTGCGGAAGCAGCGGCCCCACCGCGGTGATCGCGGGCCGCAGACAGAGAGCGACGAGAAAGATCGTCGCAGCCGCTGACGCGGCCGGAAGTAAGCGCTTCACGCCCCCGAGCCTCTTACGCTCCGCTTCCCACGGTCAAGATCCCTTCTTCGGTACGGCCACCCGCCCCGATTCACGTAGGAGGCCCGTCACCCCGGCACCGTCCGCATGAATCCTCCGCGCCGATTCGCCCGCGTTCAGCAGGTGGCCGTGCGATCGTCCCCGCAGCGCCGGAAATCGGAAGATGTCGGGCACAGCCCGGATCCGGGATCGGGGATTTGCGATGATCGACTTCATGGCGACGTCAAGCACCGACCGGATCGCGGGCGCGGACCGGGCGGCTCGGTTGTTCACCGAGGTTCTGTCGCCGGCGGTGCTGGTGACCGCGAACCCTGCCGATGCTCGTCTGCCTCGGTTCGACCGCGTCCGGCACTCTCGCGCCGGCCGCGGTCGGTGCGCCCGGTGACCTGCTGGCCCTGATCGCCTGCATGGCCGCCGCCCTGCTGATCGCCACCCCGATCACCCTGCCGGCCCGCTGGAAGATCTCCATCCACTCCCTGGTCGCGGCCGGAACCGCGGTGACCTTCACCGTCGTCTTCGGCTGGGCGCTGCTGTTCACCTGGCCACTGGCCGCCGCCGTCGGCTGGTCCCGCGTGCATCTGCGCGACCACACCACCGCCCAGGTCCTGGCCGGGGCCCTGGTCGGAGCCTGCGCCACCGGGCTGCTGTACCCAGCCCTCCGCTGACCCCCGACTGGCGTGTTGGTCTTCACCGCCGGGCACCAGGGCTGTTGTGGGGTGGGACAGGTCTGACGGCCGGTTGGGGTCAGGCCAGGGTCAGCAGGTAGAGGACCGAGGGGACCGCCAACGTGAGGCCGGTCGCGGTCAGCCAGAGGACCCCGTTCAGGCCGGTGCGGGCGTCGCTTCGGCGGGAATCGATGGATTCGGTCCGGGAGTCGGTGGTGAAGACGGTCAGGCCGGATCGGTTGGGGAGCAGGCCCTCGTCGGTCACCCGGCCCATGGCGAAGACCGGCACGCCACGCGGAACCCGGACCTCGGTCAGGCGGAGACGTTCGGACTTGCGCAGACCGTCGATCACGTCGGTCGGGACGATCGGCGGCAGCGGGACCGGCTTGGCGCGGGTGTACACCAGTTCGGTGACCGTGTACGCCGGAGTGCCGGTCATGATCGGGTCGTAGAGGGCCCGCTTCGGTGACACCAGACGTGGGTCGACCGGGACACGATGGTGATGATCGGTGATCGTCGGCCAGGACGGTGACTCCGCCTCCAGGATCACGTCGTGGTCGGGGTCGTCGCCGGTGGCGAGCGCGCGGCTCGGCTCGCGCAGCAGGGACACCCGGTACCAGGTGCAGTCCTCGCCGGTGACCGGGGCGGTCTGACGACCGACGGCGCCGTATTCGGTGGCTCCCTCCATGGCGACCCGGCCTCGGGTGCCGACCGGTGACGGGCGTAGGCGGTTCAGGATCCAGAGAGCTCGAAGGTCGCCGAGGATGATCAGGACGAAGATTCCGGCCCCGGCCACGAGGAGAATGCCGAAGCAGAGCGCCACAGTCGCGACGGTCATCACGCTGTCACGATAGGAGGCCGTGGCGAGCGTCGATATCGTCCGAGGCGTGGATCTGGCCGAGGTCGAAAAGTTGGTGTCCGTCATCGATCTGGCGATCGAGCCGATCGCCACCCGCCCGGTGGGGCCCGACGAGTCGGGATTCGGCGATCCGCTGGTCGAGGCGGGGGTGGTCGACGAGGCTTCGGTGTCGCTGGGTTTCCTGCTCGACGCCTATGAGTCAGGTCCGGAAGCGGTCCGGGGCCAGGTCAGAGCTATTTTTCGAAAATATCCGTATTTCGCGTGGGCCGCGGCGGAGAAATCCCCTGTCGGAGACGCGGTCCGGCGGCAGATCGTTCATCTGTCCGCATTGGATCAAGGGAACGACGCTCGGGACTTGATCGTTGCGCTCGATGATCTCGTCCGGCGGGCTCGGGGCGACGGTATTGACGTCGAATCGATCCTGCTGGAGGTGGCCGGGATGTCCGCCGCCGAGGACCGGATGGGTATGGGCTCGACTCGCGAAATCTTGCTCCGAGCGGCCGGAGTTCCGCTGGAGTAAGGGCCGGAACGGATGCCCGAGCACGGGAATGCGTGAGGGCTGAAGTGACGGGCCGGAGGTCGGTCAGGAGCGGGGGCCGGCGGTGAGGGCCGGGGTGAGGTCGTACGAGATCGGCGCGCGGCCGGGCAACTGCAGCACCCGCCGCGACCCGGTGCCACGGAGAATCGGCAGCGGTGTGACCGGCTGGTAGTCCTCGATCGCGCCCCACTGGGAGTGGATCGTTTCCAGCA of the Actinoplanes sichuanensis genome contains:
- a CDS encoding DUF4132 domain-containing protein, producing the protein MIVDEGTWGLPEDWWHGLHPRRGGRPVPPVVVAHDPEKVRTRRDRIMGRLVDYDVGLLATTDDTPLGAAVAVLTTGDESLVDTWVARSGLPFVVQTVGEAFRLVDSGALWQSRSGGYERLWHGDDFKRAWAAARSVRRHLASTADDVDEILAGFRSRPVGRILSSYLMPTRVDWVDADCAAAASWGDGPEEWEWADHRHLRGALVLSASRVEHLDRLRLVITGEVLGYRDIGVVATVLDGVGPSAATCLAQPFYRDLFQLQDDAWEHRERLGEAALRIMAATPDDEAMRILLRETLDGRSIRPGQLLKSGALKRYPVRALRVLAERADAVSRDLAGMIRLDRPELGPEALRLGPPAPETVGRAWAELCDRPSAFDSADDRKRAIGALAAIPTEEAFGLVLDRVEQKYYRQALLAAAKRAPERAMRVFASRDTDPAVSELMRDHVLRYPAALSALDPADQARVRAIVGPVPGSGFSGSELPGSGLPGSVMPGAALPGSGPPGSGSPGSVPPGGVFARPVRAAGLPDWLVPARLPAGPLSPEDVRRLCRLLAASRVGALKPEIDRVRPLGDFAGFAWEIFEQWRAADYPSKNTLAMTALAAFGDDGAVRALAAFLPEWSSVSSRVRAVMDVFAAIGTDAALTQLDRLSRSAKTAVARQTAADRLASVARARGLRPEELADRILPDFGLDSEGRIELDYGSRRFTIGFDEQLQPWIADETGRRLTRLPKPTDDVSAAAQRWFADLKKEAKTVGAERVRSIEAAMVTGRRWTPEEFRRYLIDHPLTWQLTQRLLWVALADADPASNDGPALGGGSGAAAGVYADAGLGGGGSGAAPAGSAGPGLGGGGSGASAGPGLGGGGRASDGDVVVGGDVVAVFRVAEDRSFADLDDKEWTLPAGVTVGVAHPWHFAADQAAWAALFVDYAIIQPFPQVGRELTGRSEVEVTSFAGQPVSGRRLFVLSARGWRFSDGHSSLVRDFPGGVTVEIDYSPGYHWQEPDAPQSFVGVSGLDRLGPVAFSEVIRDLRYLTSP
- a CDS encoding BTAD domain-containing putative transcriptional regulator, which encodes MQIGMLGPFEVRTDAGVLVDVPGARLRGLLAALALEPGRAVPKAALVDRIWGENPPADATNALHRLVSRLRKVLPDGSIEGLADGYRLTVEPGAVDAVRFERLLAAGRARPSDDPERLPLLREALDLWRGAALQDVESPDDAVVVRLAELRLTALEELFEAELRVGPGGFGSGGDGPGVGDGGDLVVELSGLVAEHPLRERLVAALMRALVAAGRGGEALRVYQRTREALAAELGVDPSAELAALHVALLRGDTGGRAETRRTNLRAELTSYVGKGADVEAVRGLVTGNRLTTLIGPGGTGKTRLAAESGRTLVGEFDGGVWLVELAALGAGGDVAQATITGLGLRDALLGAPPNADVTDRIIAAIRDREMLLILDNCEHVIEQAAEFAHRVLGECDRLRIMATSREPLGITGETLWHVEPLDQASAMRLLRDRAAAVGRVDDGDTATPARVCRALDGMPLAIELAAARLRTMTLDQLAHRLDDRFRLLTGGSRTALPRHRTLRAVVDWSWDLLTGEERTALCRLSVFAGGASLEAAEHVGAGLDVLTSLTEKSLLVSTGEIVGQAPRYRMLGTIREYAGQRLAEAGQTDSARRAHLAYFTELAETAEPRLRRADQLEWLARLETDHDNIGTAMRGALSAGETGAAMRLAAGAGWYWWLSGHKTEGNELIAAALALPGEVPDRIRATVYALMSLYVNSGMGDEHQAAEWIHQAYRFSRGVDGSHPLIGFVEPLERLLQAPGEALSAFEPMLDDDDPWARALARLHLGKMRIVLGHGGREADDYLEAALAEFRVLGERFGISFALSELAERIATRGGFGQACEYYEGAVEVLTEVGSAEDVIRRRGRQAQLYWLAGDREASAAALAEAQRLAERVTWPGALAELAFVKAELARWTGARAEAYRHVDAGIALLGAEADWPNIRASTHDLLGYLAEDPGRSRTERVAAYRAAIEAGHPTLIARVLVGVADQALRDGDHAQAARLTAAAVAVRGMADRSHPDAARIEETARRSLGESGFAEATREGATADWRKLSEVTLAG
- a CDS encoding carbon-nitrogen hydrolase family protein, whose protein sequence is MQLSVVIAQVPAVWDVETNLATVRDVLGESRPGDVVVFPEGMLSGYAEDLTPLATLDPDRIREAVAALAATVEQHVFLGSLHPTGTGWSNAAVLLSPGREPRIYRKINLAVNERPHLEPGDHLPTFGIDGETVAVQLCREIRFPEQWQHLAAAGARFFAYLTNAANPREPEGVWRSHLISRAAENQRFVLSANIPDPHQHCPSMIVSPRGEVLAELPMGRPGILRHTIDLTDSGTWYLGQRRQDVVGLTYHRGDNPAGMSHWRS